One region of Molothrus aeneus isolate 106 chromosome 1, BPBGC_Maene_1.0, whole genome shotgun sequence genomic DNA includes:
- the STMN2 gene encoding stathmin-2 has translation MAKTAMAYKEKMKELSMLSLICSCFYPEPRNMNIYKYDDMEVKQINKRASGQAFELILKPPSPVSEAPRTLASPKKKELSLEEIQKKLEAAEERRKSQEAQVLKHLAEKREHEREVLQKALEENNNFSKMAEEKLILKMEQIKENREANLAALIERLQEKERHAAEVRRNKELQVELSG, from the exons CTTACAAGGAAAAGATGAAGGAGCTGTCCATGCTCTCGCTGATCTGCTCCTGTTTTTACCCGGAACCTCGCAACATGAACATCTACAAATATGATG ACATGGAAGTGAAACAAATCAACAAACGTGCCTCAGGCCAGGCCTTTGAACTGATCCTAAAGCCGCCATCTCCAGTCTCAGAAGCACCACGAACTTTAGCTTCTCCAAAGAAGAAAGAACTCTCTCTTGAGGAGATCCAGAAAaagctggaggctgcagaggagaggagaaag TCCCAGGAGGCCCAGGTGCTGAAACATCTGGCAGAGAAGAGAGAACATGAGCGAGAAGTGCTTCAAAAAGCTTTGGAGGAGAACAATAACTTCAGCAAAATGGCAGAGGAAAAGCTGATACTGAAAATGGAACAGATCAAAGAAAACCGTGAAGCTAATTTAGCTGCTCTTATTGAACGCCTCCAAGAGAAG GAGAGGCATGCTGCAGAGGTCCGTAGAAACAAGGAGCTCCAGGTGGAACTGTCTGGCTGA
- the HEY1 gene encoding hairy/enhancer-of-split related with YRPW motif protein 1, producing the protein MKRAHPEYSSSDSEELDEAVEVEKESADENGNLSSAAGSMSPSTTSQILARKRRRGIIEKRRRDRINNSLSELRRLVPSAFEKQGSAKLEKAEILQMTVDHLKMLHTAGGKGYFDAHALAMDYRSLGFRECLAEVARYLSIIEGLDASDPLRVRLVSHLNNYASQREAASSAHAGIGHIPWGSAFGHHPHIPHPLLLAQNGHGNSSTTASPTEPHHQTRIAAPHAETPSLRVPPNGSVGPVLPVVTSTTKLSPPLLSSMASLSAFPFSFGSFHLLSPNVLSPSTPTQSAALSKPYRPWGTEIGAF; encoded by the exons ATGAAGCGGGCGCACCCCGAGTACAGCTCGTCGGACAGCGAGGAGCTGGATGAGGCCGTCGAGGTGGAGAAGGAGAGCGCAGACGAGAATGG GAACCTCAGCTCGGCCGCGGGCTCCATGTCTCCCTCCACCACCTCGCAGATCCTGGCCAGGAAGAGGCGCCGAGGG ATCATCGAGAAGCGCCGCCGCGACCGCATCAACAACAGCCTGTCCGAGCTGAGGAGGCTGGTGCCCAGCGCCTTTGAGAAGCAG GGATCAGCCAagctggaaaaagcagagattCTGCAGATGACTGTCGATCACCTGAAAATGCTGCATACAGCAGGGGGGAAAG GTTATTTTGATGCTCACGCTTTGGCTATGGACTACCGGAGTCTCGGGTTTCGAGAGTGCCTGGCTGAGGTTGCTCGATACCTGAGTATCATAGAGGGTCTGGATGCCTCGGACCCCCTGCGGGTGCGACTCGTGTCTCATCTCAACAACTACGCCTCTCAGCGGGAGGCGGCGAGCAGTGCACACGCTGGCATTGGACACATTCCTTGGGGCAGCGCCTTTGGACATCACCCTCACATACCTCACCCGTTGCTGCTGGCTCAAAATGGGCATGGTAACAGCAGTACTACAGCATCTCCCACAGAACCACATCACCAGACCAGAATTGCTGCCCCTCATGCTGAAACTCCCTCACTCAGAGTGCCCCCAAATGGCAGCGTCGGACCAGTGCTCCCTGTGGTCACATCTACCACCAAACtgtctcctcctcttctctcctccaTGGCATCTTTGTCTGCGTTCCCCTTCTCGTTTGGCTCCTTTCATCTGCTGTCCCCCAACGTGCTGAGCCCATCGACACCAACGCAGTCAGCAGCGCTCAGCAAACCCTACAGACCCTGGGGGACTGAGATTGGCGCCTTCTGA